One window from the genome of Pyxicephalus adspersus chromosome 6, UCB_Pads_2.0, whole genome shotgun sequence encodes:
- the LOC140332584 gene encoding proteinase-activated receptor 1-like: protein MAIIVCVFKIKIKTPAVVYMLNLAVVDVLFVSVLPFNIAYRFSGNNWIIGDGMCRFVTAAFYCNMYCSILLMTSIRVDRFLAVVYTMKALSWRTKKRAWKDCHFIWIISIASSLPLLTSKQTDYINTLKITTCHDVLEASDLQNFYLYYFTTFSIVFFILPLIITTICYISIIRELSTKDIENSCKKTRAVILTIIVLFVFLICFAPTNIIFLIHYLHFYNNIDEPLYFVYILCTCISSISTCLDPLIYYYASSKYRKHAYSLLCCKKANAVQSATQKLTEHKELSTESTTTSK, encoded by the coding sequence ATGGCAATCATTGTTTGTGTCTTCAAGATAAAAATCAAAACCCCAGCAGTGGTCTATATGCTAAATCTAGCAGTTGTTGATGTCCTCTTTGTTAGTGTGCTGCCATTTAACATTGCTTATCGATTCTCTGGGAATAACTGGATCATTGGAGATGGAATGTGTCGTTTTGTCACTGCCGCCTTCTACTGCAATATGTACTGCTCAATCTTGCTCATGACAAGTATCAGAGTGGACCGATTCTTGGCTGTGGTTTACACAATGAAGGCTCTTTCTTGGCGCACAAAGAAGCGAGCCTGGAAGGACTGCCACTTTATCTGGATAATATCAATAGCCAGCTCACTACCACTACTTACATCCAAGCAAACTGACTATATAAACACCCTGAAGATTACAACTTGCCATGATGTCTTGGAAGCAAGTGACCTccagaatttttatttgtattattttaccaCCTTTTCTATAGTCTTCTTCATCTTGCCACTGATTATTACCACAATCTGTTACATCAGCATCATCCGGGAACTGAGTACCAAAGACATTGAGAATTCCTGTAAGAAAACAAGAGCAGTGATCCTGACCATTATAGTGTTATTTGTTTTCCTGATTTGCTTTGCTCCAACCAACATCatctttttaattcattatttgcatttctatAATAACATTGATGAGCCTTTGTATTTTGTCTATATTCTGTGTACCTGTATCAGCAGCATCAGCACATGTTTAGACCCTCTTATCTATTACTACGCCTCTTCAAAGTATCGGAAGCACGCATACAGTTTATTGTGCTGCAAAAAGGCAAATGCAGTGCAGTCAGCAACACAAAAGCTAACTGAGCATAAAGAACTTTCTACTGAAAGCACAACTACTTCTAAATAG